The Streptomyces collinus DNA segment CCCGGACCGCACGCTGGCCGTGCACACCACGGACACCACAGACTTCCCCCCGACGACCTTCCCGCCCCAGGCCCCCCAGGAGCAGTGACCGACGTGAGCACCCCCGACCTTCCCCTCGCCTCCTCCGGAGGCTGCTCAGACGGCTGCGCCTGCGGCGCGGACGACGAGGTATACCTGGAGTGCGGCCTGGACCCCGCACTCGCCCAGCTCCTGGCCGACGCCGGCCTCGACCCCGTCGAGGTCGAGGACATCGCCAACGTCGCCCTCCAGGAGGACCTGGCCCACGGCGTGGACGTGACGACGGTGGCGACCATCCCCGAGGACGCGGTGGCCACGGCCGACTTCACCGCCCGCGAGGCCGGCACCGTGGCCGGGCTGCGCGTCGCCGAGGCGGTCGTCTCGGTGGTCTGCCAGGAGGAGCTGGAGATCGAGCGCCACGCCGAGGACGGCGACCGCGTCGAGGCGGGACAGAAGCTCCTCTCCGTCACCACCCGCACCCGCGACCTCCTCACCGCCGAGCGCAGCGCGCTGAACATCCTGTGCCGCCTGTCGGGCGTCGCTACGGCCACGCGCGCGTGGGCGGACGTCCTGGACGGCACCAAGGCCAAGGTCCGCGACACCCGCAAGACCACGCCGGGCCTGCGCTCCCTGGAGAAGTACGCGGTCCGCTGCGGCGGCGGCGTCAACCACCGCATGTCCCTCTCGGACGCGGCGCTGGTCAAGGACAACCACGTGGTCGCGGCGGGCGGTGTAGCCCAGGCCTTCCAGGCGGTCCGCGAGCGCTTCCCCGACGTCCCCATCGAGGTCGAGGTCGACACCCTGGACCAGCTCCGCGAGGTCCTGGACGCCGGCGCCGATCTGATCCTGCTGGACAACTTCACGCCGGGCGAGTGCGCGGAGGCGGTCGCGATCGTCCAGGGCCGCGCCGCTCTGGAGGCATCGGGCCGCCTCACCCTCGACAATGCCAAGGCCTACGCGGACACCGGCGTCGACTACCTGGCCGTCGGGGCCCTCACCCACTCCTCGCCGATCCTGGACATCGGCCTCGACCTGCGGCCGGCGGAGTAGGGAGCGGGTACGGGCCATGCTGCTGACGATCGACGTAGGAAACACCCACACCGTGCTCGGACTGTTCGACGGCGACGAGATCGTCGAACACTGGCGCATCTCCACCGACGCCCGCCGCACGGCCGACGAGCTGGCGGTCCTCCTCCAGGGCCTGATGGGCATGCACCCGCTCCTCGGCGACGAACTGGGCGACGGCATCGACGGCATCGCCATCTGCGCCACCGTCCCCTCGGTCCTGCACGAACTCCGCGAGGTGACGCGCCGCTACTACGGCGACGTCCCGGCGGTCCTCGTCGAACCGGGCGTCAAGACGGGCGTCCCGATCCTGACCGACAACCCCAAGGAGGTCGGCGCGGACCGCATCATCAACGCGGTCGCCGCCGTCGAGCTCTACGGCGGTCCCGCGATCGTCGTCGACTTCGGCACGGCGACGACGTTCGACGCGGTCAGCGCGCGCGGCGAGTACGTCGGCGGGGTCATCGCCCCCGGCATCGAGATCTCCGTCGAGGCCCTCGGCGTGCGCGGCGCCCAGCTCCGCAAGATCGAGGTGGCCCGGCCGCGCAGCGTCATCGGCAAGAACACGGTCGAGGCGATGCAGTCGGGCATCATCTACGGCTTCGCCGGCCAGGTCGACGGCGTGGTCAGCCGCATGGCCCGCGAGCTGTCACAGGACGCCGACGACGTCACCGTGATCGCGACGGGCGGGCTGGCGCCGATGGTCCTGGGCGAGTCGTCGGTGATCGACGAGCACGAACCGTGGCTGACGCTGATCGGCCTGCGGCTGGTCTACGAGCGGAACGTGTCGCGCATGTGAGGTGCCGGGGGCGGGCGGGGCTCTGGGCGGGACGAGTGGTCCCCCACGCCACACCCGCCCCCTATGCGAGATTTGTCTGATTAGCGCGTATCGTCGCCGCATGCCCACGCCATACGGATCCCGCGGCGGTCTGGCGTTCGGCGCGGAGGAGCTGCGTGTGCTCCGCCGCGCTCTCGCCCTTGCCCTCCACCCCGCCCCTGCCTCGGCCGACGACGTCCAGGACTGTCTCCGTCTCGCAGAGTCGCTCGACGAGGCGCTGCGGGAAGGAGCCAGGCTGCGCGCCTTCCTCGTGGCCGACCTGGGCCGGTACCGCGCCGCCCTCCCCGGCACCGCCGCCGGCTACCTCGCACTCCTGGACGAGGCGCTGGATGCCGGTTACCGCCCCCTGCCCGACGACCTCGCCGCCCTGCGCGCCCTGCGCGGCAACCCCGCCGCAGCGGCCCTCCTGGACCGCTGCACGGTCGCCCCCCTCACCGCCGCCCCTCTCCCCGCGGCCACCGTCCCCGGCTCCCGCACCCGCCTGCTGGCGCTCCCCGGGGGCCGCTGCGCCTCCGGCGGCGACTCCGCGGGGGACGGCCCGGAGAAACAGCCCGAGAAGAAGCCCGTACGCAAGCCGCCGGCGCCCAAGCCCGCCCCGGCCCCCGCCCCGGGCACCCCGAAGCCCTCCCGTCCGATCCCCACCCCGGGCGAGGTCTTCCCGCGCCGCAAGCCGGCACCGCCGCCCCCGGCCAACCCCCAGCAGCTCGCCGCGGGCTGACGTGGCTACCCTGGATCCATGGACTACGTCTCCGCGCTCCTGCCCCCGGCCGTCATGGCCGTCTTCTTCATCGGCGTGATCCGGGTGATCGTGAAGACACAGGGCGGCGCCAACAAGGCCAAGGAGGACGCGGCCGTGGACGCCGCCCTCGCGCGCATGGAGGGCGCCGGCCGGCCCACCGCGACACCTCCGAAGGCCGACGCCTGACCCCACTCCCTCCGAGGGCGTACGACTCGGCGGACCCGCCCCCCGCGGCGCCCGCACTTCGAGTCGTACGCCCTTTTTGTTCCCGTTCGCCGGTGAAGCGCACGTCCGCCACGCCATAACCGTGATCTCCCACTATTGTTCTGAGCGTGCCTCGCCCATTGGGAGAACTCGAAGACGCGGTCATGTCGCGGGTGTGGAAGTGGAACCGCCCGGTGACCGTTCGAGAAGTCCTGGAAGATCTTCAGAAGGAGCGGTCCATCGCGTACACCACCGTGATGACCGTTTTGGACAATCTCCATCAGAAGGGCTGGGTGCGCCGCGAGGCTGAAGGCCGTGCCTATCGATATGAGGCCGTCTCCACCCGCGCCGCCTACGCGGCCGCCCTGATGAACGACGCCTGGTCGCAGAGCGACAACCCCGCGGCCGCTCTCGTCGCCTTCTTCGGCATGATGAGCGAGGAACAGCGCCGGTCGCTCAGCGATGCCGTACGCATCGTCCAGGGCCCGGAAACCCAAGAACCGACCGAACCGTCGGAATCCGCGGAACGGGCCGAACGAGCGGAACCCCGACAAGGTCTGCCGGAGAACCCCGCCTCCGCTCAGGGCGACGGCGGGCGATAGCGTCCGGTCATGTCCGCGAAGAGCCCCGAAGCCACCGCAAAAGCCATCACCGTCCGACGGGCCCGCACCAGCGATGTCCCGGCCGTGCGCAGCCTCCTTGACGCCTACGTCCGCGGCGGCATCCTGCTCGACAAAGCGACGGTGACGCTTTACGAGGACATCCAGGAGTTCTGGGTCGCGGAACGGGACGACAACGCCGAGGTCGTCGGTTGCGGTGCGCTGCACGTGATGTGGGAAGACCTCGCGGAAGTCCGCACTCTCGCGGTGAAGCCCGGCCTCACGGGGGCGGGCGTCGGACACCATGTGCTGAAGAAGTTGCTGCAGACCGCCCGCTGGCTCGGCGTTCGCCGTGTTTTCTGCCTGACCTTCGAAGTCGACTTCTTCACCAAGCACGGCTTCGTGGAGATCGGCGAGACGCCCGTCGACACGGATGTCTACGCGGAGCTGCTGCGTTCCTATGACGAGGGTGTCGCGGAGTTCCTCGGACTCGAACGAGTGAAACCGAACACCTTGGGCAACAGCCGGATGCTTCTACATCTGTGATCGCCGGCCGCTAGTGGGCCGCGAGAGCGCCCGGCCGGTTCGTCAAGGCATATTCCGCGACGCCCGCCCCTGCCCCGGTGCCCTATGTCCGAAACGCGCACGTTTCCGGACCGAGCCCGGGCTGCCGGTCTCTGCCGGGGGTTTGTGTTTTCCCGGGAAAAGCGGTTTGCTTTCCGAGGTACTGCAGTACTGCATATAACAGGGGACGGCGATACGGCGGACGCCGGCACTCCCCCGGCCCTTGAAGATATCGATGAAAGGAAATCCGGTGGCACAGAAGGTTCAGGTCCTTCTTGTCGACGACCTCGACGGTGGCGAGGCGGACGAGACCGTGACGTTCGCGCTGGACGGCAAGACGTACGAGATCGATCTCACCACTGCCAATGCGGACAAGCTCCGTGGCCTTCTCGAGCCTTACGTGAAGGGCGGTCGGCGTACCGGAGGCCGTGCTTCGGGCGGGCGCGGAAAGGCGCGCGCCGCGTCGGGCGGCAGCCAGGACACCGCGGCGATCCGCGCCTGGGCGAAGGAGAACGGCTACGAGGTCAACGACCGCGGCCGTGTTCCCGCGACCATCCGCGAGGCTTACGAGAAGGCCAACGGCTGATCAGCGGCACTGCCGACCCTGCGCACGCAAGGCCGGTGGCTGGGCGCCCGCGCGCCGCAGCCGGACCCGGTGACATTGGGTGGCCACCGTGTTCACCAGCCGCACGAGACCGGGGGCGTTCCCACCCGCCCCCAGCGCCGACAGTGTCGGCAGCGAGGCCTCGACCTCGCATCCCGGCTCGGGGGGCCGCAGCCACACGGCGGCCCCCTGGGAACCGGCCCGGCCCGGGCGGCCGGACGGCGGTGACGCGCCCCTGAGCGGTGCGTCCCCCTCCTCGCGAGGCGCCGGGCACGATGGCGCCGCCATGAGACCGCCCGCCCCGATCGCCCCGAGATCCAGCGGCAGGGACCCCCAGTCCAGCCACTCCAGCAGCCCGGGAAGCTCCTCCGCGCTGCCCGCGGCCACCAGGAACAGCATCCGGTCGCCGTGCAGGGCAACGGGAGAGCCCGGCACCAGGCGCCGCAGCGCCGCGTGCCCCGCCTCCGCCGGGACGTCCAGGACGTCGTAGCGCACCCCCACCACCAGCCGCAGCGGATCGCCGGGCACCGTCGGCCACCCCAGTTCGTTCTCGTACCACCGCCGGACCTGACCGCTCGCGCCGGCCGCGTCGAGCGGCCGGCGGGGGAGCGGAAGGAACCGGGATGCGGACGCGATCACGGGGTGAGGGGCGCCGAACATGCCAAGTGCAACAGTCGGAAGGCCGTGCAAGTTACGCTGGGTCGCGCCGCAAGTGCGCAGAGTGGCGAATTGGGGGCGTGCGGGGGGCGCGGGGAGGCGCAAGGTTGTTCGCCCGTAGCGGAGGGAACGGGGGCGCTCGGCATGGACTTCCGGTCCCCACGGGTAAGACATCCCTAGTGGGAGGGGGCGACACGCAGGAAAGGACGTCTCACGTTCGCCATCGGCGTACTGGCGAGTGGGGTATCTGCCTGGCCTGCGGGAACATCGTCTCGCACCATCGGGTTGGAGCAGATGTCGGCGTTCGGGGTCAGGAGGCCAAGGACGGTGTCGGCAGTTGGAATGAGCGGTCCCCGCTTGCGGGACTAAGCTGCGGAAGGACAGGGAGGGGAAGTTCCCCCCACTGCCTGACCGCTCTGAGGAGCGATTAACGATGTTCGAGAGGTTCACCGACCGCGCGCGGCGGGTTGTCGTCCTGGCTCAGGAAGAAGCCCGGATGCTCAACCACAACTACATCGGCACTGAGCACATCCTCCTGGGCCTGATCCACGAGGGTGAAGGTGTCGCCGCCAAGGCCCTTGAGAGCCTCGGGATTTCGCTCGAGGCGGTCCGCCAGCAGGTGGAGGAGATCATCGGCCAGGGCCAGCAGGCCCCGTCCGGCCACATCCCCTTCACCCCCCGTGCCAAGAAGGTCCTGGAGCTGTCGCTCCGCGAGGCCCTTCAGCTGGGCCACAACTACATCGGCACGGAGCACATCCTGCTCGGCCTGATCCGCGAGGGCGAGGGCGTCGCCGCCCAGGTCCTCGTCAAGCTGGGCGCAGATCTCAACCGGGTGCGGCAGCAGGTCATCCAGCTGCTCTCCGGTTACCAGGGCAAGGAGACCGCCGCCGCCGGCGGTCCTGCCGAGGGCACCCCCTCCACGTCCCTGGTCCTCGACCAGTTCGGCCGGAACCTCACCCAGGCCGCTCGTGAGTCCAAGCTCGACCCGGTCATCGGGCGCGAGAAGGAGATCGAGCGGGTCATGCAGGTGCTGTCCCGCCGTACCAAGAACAACCCGGTCCTGATCGGTGAGCCCGGCGTCGGCAAGACCGCCGTCGTCGAGGGCCTCGCCCAGGCCATCGTCAAGGGCGAGGTGCCCGAGACCCTCAAGGACAAGCACCTCTACACCCTGGACCTCGGCGCCCTGGTCGCCGGCTCCCGCTACCGCGGTGACTTCGAGGAGCGCCTGAAGAAGGTCCTCAAGGAGATCCGCACCCGCGGCGACATCATCCTGTTCATCGATGAGCTGCACACGCTGGTCGGAGCGGGTGCCGCCGAGGGCGCCATCGACGCGGCTTCCATCCTGAAGCCGATGCTGGCCCGCGGTGAGCTGCAGACCATCGGTGCCACCACGCTGGACGAGTACCGCAAGCACCTGGAGAAGGACGCGGCCCTGGAGCGCCGTTTCCAGCCCATCCAGGTCGCGGAGCCGTCCCTGCCGCACACGATCGAGATCCTCAAGGGTCTCCGTGACCGGTACGAGGCCCACCACCGCGTCTCCATCACCGACGAGGCGCTGGTCCAGGCCGCCACCCTGGCCGACCGGTACATCTCGGACCGCTTCCTGCCGGACAAGGCGATCGACCTGATCGACGAGGCCGGTTCCCGGATGCGCATCCGCCGGATGACCGCGCCGCCGGACCTGCGCGAGTTCGACGAGAAGATCGCCGGCGTCCGCCGCGACAAGGAGTCCGCGATCGACTCGCAGGACTTCGAGAAGGCCGCCTCCCTCCGCGACAAGGAGAAGCAGCTCCTGGCCGCCAAGGCCAAGCGGGAGAAGGAGTGGAAGGCCGGCGACATGGACGTCGTCGCCGAGGTCGACGGCGAGCTGATCGCCGAGGTCCTCGCGACCGCCACCGGCATCCCGGTCTTCAAGCTGACCGAGGAGGAGTCCTCGCGTCTGCTGCGCATGGAGGACGAGCTCCACAAGCGGGTCATCGGCCAGAACGACGCCGTCAAGGCGCTGTCGAAGGCGATCCGCCGTACGCGTGCCGGTCTGAAGGACCCGAAGCGCCCCGGTGGCTCGTTCATCTTCGCCGGCCCGTCCGGTGTCGGTAAGACCGAGCTGTCCAAGGCGCTCGCCGAGTTCCTCTTCGGCGACGAGGACGCGCTGATCTCCCTCGACATGTCGGAGTTCAGCGAGAAGCACACGGTCTCGCGTCTCTTCGGTTCGCCCCCCGGCTACGTGGGCTACGAAGAGGGCGGCCAGCTCACGGAGAAGGTCCGCCGCAAGCCGTTCTCGGTCGTCCTGTTCGACGAGGTCGAGAAGGCCCACCCGGACATCTTCAACTCGCTGCTGCAGATCCTGGAGGACGGTCGCCTGACCGACTCCCAGGGCCGGGTCGTGGACTTCAAGAACACGGTCATCATCATGACGACCAACCTCGGCACCCGGGACATCTCCAAGGGCTTCAACCTGGGCTTCGCCGCCCAGGGCGACACCAAGTCCAACTACGAGCGCATGAAGAACAAGGTCTCGGACGAGCTCAAGCAGCACTTCCGGCCCGAGTTCCTCAACCGCGTCGACGACGTGGTCGTCTTCCCGCAGCTCAGCCAGGCCGACATCCTCAAGATCGTCGACCTGATGATCGACAAGGTCGACGAGCGCCTGAAGGACCGGGACATGGGCATCGAGCTCTCCCAGTCCGCCAAGGAGCTGCTGTCCACGAAGGGCTACGACCCCGTGCTGGGCGCGCGTCCGCTGCGTCGCACCATCCAGCGCGAGATCGAGGACTCGCTGTCGGAGAAGATCCTCTTCGGCGAGCTGCGTCCCGGTCACATCGTGGTCGTCGACACGGAGGGCGAGGGCGAAACCAAGACCTTCACCTTCCGCGGCGAGGAGAAGGCGGCCCTCCCGGACGTCCCGCCGATCGAGCAGGCGGCCGGCGGCACGGGTCCGAACCTGAGCAAGGACGCGTAAGCGTCACGGCCGAGTGAAAGGGGCCGGTGCCTTCCGGGGCACCGGCCCCTTGTCTCTGCCCGGCGTCAGATGCGGAAGACCTCGGCGGCGGGGAAGAGCTCGGCGTAGGGGTCGAGGGACTCCGCACTGTCGACCGGGGTGGCGACGCCCACGGTGCGCAGTCCGGGCAGGCGCGAGGCGAGGACCCGCAGCGCCTGCGGGGGCGGGGGAGTCGCGAGGAACTGGAGGTCCCGGACACCGGGCAGTTCCGGCATGGCGTCGTGCGCGTACGCCTCGGGCTGCCCGTAGAGCGACAGCGTCGTGAGCGCGGGGAGACCGGCCACCTCGGACCAGTCCTCGGCACCGAGGTACTGCTCGCCGGACACGCCGAACGCGAGGGACTGGAGCGTGGGCCACCGGGTCAGGCCGCGCAGCCCCGTCGAGCGGATGGACCCCATCCCCAGGAAGAGACTCAGCAGGGGCGCCTCCACGGGGAGGACGTCGGTGAGGACGTCCCCCGGAAGACTCTGGGCGATGGAGAGCCGCGTCAGCAGCGCCAGCGACCCCAGCCCGGTGAGGTCGGCCCCGCGGTCGAAGACCGACAGGTCGGTGAGCGGCAGGTCCGCCAGGCTCGACAGGCCCACGGCGTCCGGGCAGCGCTGGAGCCGCAGGGAGCTCAGGGACCGGAACGCCCGGAGCTCCCCCAGATGCCCGAGGCCCGGGTTGTTCCGCAGGTGCAGCAGGCGGACCGCGGCGGGGTCGGGGACGCAGTCGATGAGCGCGGCCGCGGTGAGCGGGCCGTCGAACCGCAGCCTGTGCCAGGGGCGCATCAAGCTGAGCGCCGCCCTCTGCTCGGCCGACTCGCAGACCAGGGAGAGGCCGTCCCGCTCCAGGTGGTCGAGCACCTCGATCGCATACTCGCGCGTGTCGAAGCGGCTCCAGGTGCCGGCCAGCTGGCGCCGTACGTCGAGATCCGGATGGTCGCGGAAGCGGCGCAGCACCGCCAGGGCGCCCTCGTCCTCCTCCGCCCCGAGGAGTGAGGCGGTGACGGCGACGCCGTGGGCCTCCTCGGCGGTCAGTCCCTCCGGCCCGGGCAGCAGCTCCAGGACCAGCAGGCCCGCCTCCGCGAGGGCCTTCGCCTCCTCCGTCGTACGCGGCGGCACCAGAGCCCCGGCCCGTTCCTCCACCTCGGCCCGCACCCCGGGATCCAGGGCCGCGGCGTGTTCGAGGCAGGCCAGGGCGAGGAGGGTCAGCCGCGGGGTGCCCTCGGCCAGCAGCCGGCGCAGCAGAGCGGCCCGTTCCCGGGGGCGGGCGTGCGCGACCGCCATGCGGATCACGTCCTCCCAGAGGCTGTCGCCCGCGTGCCCGGCGAGGACGTCCAGGTGGCCCTCCTCGACGGCGTACCGGGCGCCCAGGTAGTCCTGGAAGGTGCGGTGGACGAAGTCGACGACGCCCTCGCCGGGCCGGCGGAGCAGGCCGCTGCGGAGCAGGAGCGTGCGCAGCACCGCCTCGGCGTCACCCTGTCCCGACCCCGGCGCGACGACCGGCAGACAGCGGGCCACGATGCCCTCGGCCGTCTCCAGGTCCATCTCCGTGTTGCCGCTCAGCACCAGCGCGTAGGCGAGGCGCTGGAGCACCTCCAGCTGGGCCTCCTCGCCCAGCTCGACGCCGTCCACCGCGCCCATGCCCCGTTCCCGGTCCCGGCGCGCGAGCAGCATCGCGAGGGCGGCGTCGTACAGCTCCTTGCGGCCGGTGGGCAGATAGCCCCGCCGCTCCCGGTGCAGGGCGCAGATCAGACCGCACATCAGGGGGTTGGTGGCGAGGCGCGCCAGGTCCCGTTTGGTGCGCAGGGAGTCCAGGAGCTGTGTCTCGTACTCGGGCGCCTGCGCGGCCGCGTGCCAGCGGTGCACGAACGTCGCCACGTCGGCGCGGCGCATCGGGGTGAGGGTCAGTTCCCTGAAGCCCTCGGTGGCCAGCCAGTCCGGGCGTACGGCGGTGGGGCGTGAGGTGAGCAGCCAGTGGTTGCCGGGGAAGGCGTGGATCAGGGCGAGCAGCCAGTCGCGGGTGCGGTGCCGGTCGGCGGCGGGGATCTCGTCGAGGCCGTCGACCAGGACCAGCCCGCGCCCTTCGGCCAGGACGCGTTCCGCCCAGCCCTCCGGCGGGGTGAGGGGGCAGGCCACCGCCGTGAGGAAGGCCGCGGGGGCGGGGAGCGTGCCCGAGCGGACCAGGGTGCGCAGGGGGAGGACGAACGGGACGCGGGTCGCGTCCCGGGCGGCGGTCACCGCCAGCCACTGCACGAGCGTGGTCTTCCCGGAGCCGGCGTCGCCGCGCAGCATGACCCGGTCGTGGCTGCTGAGGGCCTCCTCCGCGGGCAGCCGGGCGGCGGCGGTGGCGGCGCCCGTGTGCTCGCCCGGCGGCGCGTCGGACACGCCGGTCTGCTCGCCGCTGGTCGCCTCAAGACTGAGGTAGGCGACTTCCAGGGGCCAGCGGTCCGGGGAGTCCCGCAGGTCGATGCCGTAGATGGTGATGTGGTTGTGGCGCTCGGCGGCATACGGCCGGTAGCGGCGTTCGAAGGCGGCGTCGCGGGCGTACGGGCGGGGTGCGCGGGTGAGCAGCTCGTCGACCTTGGCGATCAGTTCCGCCTGGCCGCGGGTCTGCTCGACGAGGGAGCGGGCGACGAAGGTGGAGCGGCGGGTGAAGAACTCCAGGATGTTCAGGCACGCCCACTCGGTCGCGTAGTCCAGGAAGTGGCAGGCGTCCGCGGACAGACCGTCGGGGGCGGGGCCCGCGCGGTGCAGTCTCATGGCCAGCTCGCGGTGACCGAGGCGGACCGCCTGGACGTCGTCCATGTCGAGGTCGCCGAGGGCGAGGAGCCTGCGGGCCAGGGTGTCGGTGACCGCGATCCGCTCGTCGGCCGGGAAGGGCGGCTCGCCGGGGGATTCCACCGCCTGTGCCACGAGCTGCGCGGCGAGCTTGTGGACGTCCCGCTCGTCCAGGGTGCGTTTCTCGCCCCGGAAGGACACGAGAGCGGACAGGCGTACGGGCTTGTCGACCAGGCCCGCTCCCGGTCCGTCGGGGCGGAAGAGCTTCTTCAGCAGCGGGGTCACCAGTGCGGACGCCAGCTTGCCGCCGAGTACCGTCGGATCCAACCGCCTCACCCCCGTGATCACGTGAACGGGGGTGAGACTACTAGCAGTTGACCAGGCGGGTCAGGACAGCTGCCCGTCGTAGTCCGGCAGTTTGTACGTCTTCTCGGCGTGGCCGCCCGAGAGGTCGGTGCTGCTGTTGCCGATGTTCGCGATGATCGTGTAGCCCTTGCGTTCGATGTCGACGCGCTGGGCCGTCTTGTACTCGGCGACGTTCTTGAAGAGGTCGATGAAGTTGCGGACGTAGAGCCCCGAGACCTGGTAGCCCGTCTGCTTCAGGTTGTACTGGGTGAACGAGGCGATGATGTCCGGCCG contains these protein-coding regions:
- the nadC gene encoding carboxylating nicotinate-nucleotide diphosphorylase, which codes for MSTPDLPLASSGGCSDGCACGADDEVYLECGLDPALAQLLADAGLDPVEVEDIANVALQEDLAHGVDVTTVATIPEDAVATADFTAREAGTVAGLRVAEAVVSVVCQEELEIERHAEDGDRVEAGQKLLSVTTRTRDLLTAERSALNILCRLSGVATATRAWADVLDGTKAKVRDTRKTTPGLRSLEKYAVRCGGGVNHRMSLSDAALVKDNHVVAAGGVAQAFQAVRERFPDVPIEVEVDTLDQLREVLDAGADLILLDNFTPGECAEAVAIVQGRAALEASGRLTLDNAKAYADTGVDYLAVGALTHSSPILDIGLDLRPAE
- a CDS encoding type III pantothenate kinase — encoded protein: MLLTIDVGNTHTVLGLFDGDEIVEHWRISTDARRTADELAVLLQGLMGMHPLLGDELGDGIDGIAICATVPSVLHELREVTRRYYGDVPAVLVEPGVKTGVPILTDNPKEVGADRIINAVAAVELYGGPAIVVDFGTATTFDAVSARGEYVGGVIAPGIEISVEALGVRGAQLRKIEVARPRSVIGKNTVEAMQSGIIYGFAGQVDGVVSRMARELSQDADDVTVIATGGLAPMVLGESSVIDEHEPWLTLIGLRLVYERNVSRM
- a CDS encoding BlaI/MecI/CopY family transcriptional regulator; the encoded protein is MSRVWKWNRPVTVREVLEDLQKERSIAYTTVMTVLDNLHQKGWVRREAEGRAYRYEAVSTRAAYAAALMNDAWSQSDNPAAALVAFFGMMSEEQRRSLSDAVRIVQGPETQEPTEPSESAERAERAEPRQGLPENPASAQGDGGR
- a CDS encoding amino-acid N-acetyltransferase; amino-acid sequence: MSAKSPEATAKAITVRRARTSDVPAVRSLLDAYVRGGILLDKATVTLYEDIQEFWVAERDDNAEVVGCGALHVMWEDLAEVRTLAVKPGLTGAGVGHHVLKKLLQTARWLGVRRVFCLTFEVDFFTKHGFVEIGETPVDTDVYAELLRSYDEGVAEFLGLERVKPNTLGNSRMLLHL
- a CDS encoding histone-like nucleoid-structuring protein Lsr2, which gives rise to MAQKVQVLLVDDLDGGEADETVTFALDGKTYEIDLTTANADKLRGLLEPYVKGGRRTGGRASGGRGKARAASGGSQDTAAIRAWAKENGYEVNDRGRVPATIREAYEKANG
- a CDS encoding SCO3374 family protein translates to MFGAPHPVIASASRFLPLPRRPLDAAGASGQVRRWYENELGWPTVPGDPLRLVVGVRYDVLDVPAEAGHAALRRLVPGSPVALHGDRMLFLVAAGSAEELPGLLEWLDWGSLPLDLGAIGAGGLMAAPSCPAPREEGDAPLRGASPPSGRPGRAGSQGAAVWLRPPEPGCEVEASLPTLSALGAGGNAPGLVRLVNTVATQCHRVRLRRAGAQPPALRAQGRQCR
- a CDS encoding ATP-dependent Clp protease ATP-binding subunit is translated as MFERFTDRARRVVVLAQEEARMLNHNYIGTEHILLGLIHEGEGVAAKALESLGISLEAVRQQVEEIIGQGQQAPSGHIPFTPRAKKVLELSLREALQLGHNYIGTEHILLGLIREGEGVAAQVLVKLGADLNRVRQQVIQLLSGYQGKETAAAGGPAEGTPSTSLVLDQFGRNLTQAARESKLDPVIGREKEIERVMQVLSRRTKNNPVLIGEPGVGKTAVVEGLAQAIVKGEVPETLKDKHLYTLDLGALVAGSRYRGDFEERLKKVLKEIRTRGDIILFIDELHTLVGAGAAEGAIDAASILKPMLARGELQTIGATTLDEYRKHLEKDAALERRFQPIQVAEPSLPHTIEILKGLRDRYEAHHRVSITDEALVQAATLADRYISDRFLPDKAIDLIDEAGSRMRIRRMTAPPDLREFDEKIAGVRRDKESAIDSQDFEKAASLRDKEKQLLAAKAKREKEWKAGDMDVVAEVDGELIAEVLATATGIPVFKLTEEESSRLLRMEDELHKRVIGQNDAVKALSKAIRRTRAGLKDPKRPGGSFIFAGPSGVGKTELSKALAEFLFGDEDALISLDMSEFSEKHTVSRLFGSPPGYVGYEEGGQLTEKVRRKPFSVVLFDEVEKAHPDIFNSLLQILEDGRLTDSQGRVVDFKNTVIIMTTNLGTRDISKGFNLGFAAQGDTKSNYERMKNKVSDELKQHFRPEFLNRVDDVVVFPQLSQADILKIVDLMIDKVDERLKDRDMGIELSQSAKELLSTKGYDPVLGARPLRRTIQREIEDSLSEKILFGELRPGHIVVVDTEGEGETKTFTFRGEEKAALPDVPPIEQAAGGTGPNLSKDA
- a CDS encoding NACHT domain-containing protein produces the protein MDPTVLGGKLASALVTPLLKKLFRPDGPGAGLVDKPVRLSALVSFRGEKRTLDERDVHKLAAQLVAQAVESPGEPPFPADERIAVTDTLARRLLALGDLDMDDVQAVRLGHRELAMRLHRAGPAPDGLSADACHFLDYATEWACLNILEFFTRRSTFVARSLVEQTRGQAELIAKVDELLTRAPRPYARDAAFERRYRPYAAERHNHITIYGIDLRDSPDRWPLEVAYLSLEATSGEQTGVSDAPPGEHTGAATAAARLPAEEALSSHDRVMLRGDAGSGKTTLVQWLAVTAARDATRVPFVLPLRTLVRSGTLPAPAAFLTAVACPLTPPEGWAERVLAEGRGLVLVDGLDEIPAADRHRTRDWLLALIHAFPGNHWLLTSRPTAVRPDWLATEGFRELTLTPMRRADVATFVHRWHAAAQAPEYETQLLDSLRTKRDLARLATNPLMCGLICALHRERRGYLPTGRKELYDAALAMLLARRDRERGMGAVDGVELGEEAQLEVLQRLAYALVLSGNTEMDLETAEGIVARCLPVVAPGSGQGDAEAVLRTLLLRSGLLRRPGEGVVDFVHRTFQDYLGARYAVEEGHLDVLAGHAGDSLWEDVIRMAVAHARPRERAALLRRLLAEGTPRLTLLALACLEHAAALDPGVRAEVEERAGALVPPRTTEEAKALAEAGLLVLELLPGPEGLTAEEAHGVAVTASLLGAEEDEGALAVLRRFRDHPDLDVRRQLAGTWSRFDTREYAIEVLDHLERDGLSLVCESAEQRAALSLMRPWHRLRFDGPLTAAALIDCVPDPAAVRLLHLRNNPGLGHLGELRAFRSLSSLRLQRCPDAVGLSSLADLPLTDLSVFDRGADLTGLGSLALLTRLSIAQSLPGDVLTDVLPVEAPLLSLFLGMGSIRSTGLRGLTRWPTLQSLAFGVSGEQYLGAEDWSEVAGLPALTTLSLYGQPEAYAHDAMPELPGVRDLQFLATPPPPQALRVLASRLPGLRTVGVATPVDSAESLDPYAELFPAAEVFRI